In Gopherus flavomarginatus isolate rGopFla2 chromosome 5, rGopFla2.mat.asm, whole genome shotgun sequence, one DNA window encodes the following:
- the MICAL1 gene encoding F-actin-monooxygenase MICAL1 — MNTQDGEQGNPAHSLFETFLRANHCEEVLGSFQALCGQLALEHKGQLQFYHELKSCLNYWSAKALWGKLDKKAGHTDYDQGKACANTKCLVIGAGPCGLRTAIELAFLGARVVLVEKRDSFSRNNVLHLWPFTIHDLRALGAKKFYGRFCTGALDHISIRQLQLILLKVALLLGVEIHVNVQFKGLIPPAAKGSGRGGGWKAALQPSSSPVGQYEFDVLISAGGGKFVPEGFRRKEMRGKLAIGITTNFINRHSRAEVEVAEISGVARIYNQQFFQNLYNKTGIDLENIVYYKDDTHYFVMTAKKQSLLKKGVIVQDKADIESLLSAENVNQEALLSYAKEAANFSTNYQLPDLEFALNHRNRPDVDMFDFTCMNRSENAALVRECHGARLLIGLVGDCLVEPFWPLGTGVARGFLAAFDAAWMVKRWAAGTSPLDLLAERESIYQQLSQTSPDNTNKNISQYSIDPTTRYRNINLQAIKPNQVRDLYIVGTIEIDRKKRDSRNSRDVGRAYEELLSWCQTHTAGYRGVTVTDFTHSWKSGLALCALIHRFRPNLLDFNSLDQHSPIKNNQMALDIAEQELGIPPVLSSTEMAAGAEPNQLGLITYLSQFYEAFKPSAESEERTMKLLAPPGTRGAVLFLSKLQKTLSLTRKRNQDSAQKDAETKRTRREAGLESGVEGDMFIADLGWGTDHREQPQPTGVSPSNSMLSRRQSSLASPTESSDACYFCGKRVYILERVSAEGHFFHRGCFQCHQCGTTLRLGDFAFDEDDGHFYCMLHYSSPRSVEVPDSVSHAAPQEDPSQGTRFCSPSDASSLGLATGAAKLRVDSDGQGPPGSPSSFPKQLAAAQPSEPWEGAGEGAVPAREDRGSGTADMQQPAAQPRTVLEENVGRPISSYVAGRAQPQEPGAGLGYQANGWSQQEEQSLRERGHLGTALRQPSPEPRPPEKGSTVPYFRQAEEEGEDTRKRKKIQLSPLEKLKLSTLSLDSETESQGGSGKHQAGWEPFRSAASAKGQGDPERGQVSWVEPGFSKEAEDVEETDSDDKEEEKDEESQDLGYLTENRLLSLGEKEKYPTWKRTLTRRAKEEEMKRFCKAQSIQRRLEEIEVTFRKLEEKGIQLERSLRGEGGTQSELKTRWMNKLLSLVQKKNSLVSEESDLMIEAQELKLEEKQCQLDQELRRYMNMEETLKMPQDRLAEKEILAQLVEVVNQRNALIHVLEEKRLSELSEALPGTAQGWAG; from the exons ATGAACACTCAGGATGGGGAGCAGGGTAACCCGGCTCACTCCCTTTTCGAAACCTTCCTCCGTGCCAACCACTGCGAGGAGGTGCTGGGCAGCTTCCAGGCCTTGTGCGGGCAGCTGGCTCTGGAGCACAAGGGCCAACTGCAGTTCTACCATGAGCTCAAGTCCTGCCTTAACTACTGGAGTGCCAAGGCCCTGTGGGGCAAGCTGGATAAGAAGGCTGGACACACAGACTATGACCAGGGAAAGGCATGTGCCAACACCAAG TGCCTGGTCATCGGGGCCGGCCCCTGCGGGCTCCGCACCGCCATCGAGCTGGCCTTCCTGGGAGCCCGCGTCGTGCTGGTGGAGAAGAGAGACTCCTTCTCCCGCAACAACGTGCTGCACCTCTGGCCTTTCACCATCCACGACCTGCGGGCGCTGGGTGCCAAGAAGTTCTACGGGCGCTTCTGCACTGGGGCCTTGGACCACATCA gTATCCGTCAGTTACAGCTGATCCTCCTGAAGGTCGCCTTGCTCCTGGGGGTTGAAATTCACGTCAACGTGCAGTTTAAGGGGCTCATCCCCCCAGCAGCGAAGGGGAGTGGACGGG GTGGTGGCTGGAAGGCTGCACTCCAGCCCAGCTCCTCTCCCGTGGGGCAGTATGAATTTGACGTCCTCATCTCAGCCGGAGGAGGCAAATTTGTGCCTGAAG GGTTCAGGCGGAAGGAGATGCGTGGGAAGCTGGCGATCGGCATCACCACCAACTTCATCAACCGCCACAGCCGGGCCGAGGTGGAGGTGGCTGAGATCAGCGGTGTGGCCCGCATCTACAACCAGCAGTTCTTCCAGAACCTCTACAACAAAACGG GTATCGACTTGGAGAACATTGTCTACTACAAAGACGACACCCACTATTTTGTCATGACGGCCAAAAAACAGAGCCTGCTCAAAAAGGGGGTCATTGTGCAG gaCAAAGCGGACATAGAGAGCCTGCTGTCCGCTGAGAACGTCAATCAAGAGGCCCTCCTCAGCTATGCCAAGGAAGCCGCCAACTTCTCCACCAACTACCAGCTGCCTGACTTGGAGTTCGCTCTGAACCACCGGAACCGCCCGGATGTCGACATGTTTGACTTCACCTGCATGAACCGCTCGGAGAACGCGGCCCTGGTGCGCGAGTGCCATGGGGCCCGGCTGCTCATTGGTCTGGTGGGAGACTGTCTGGTGGAG CCATTCTGGCCGCTGGGCACCGGCGTGGCGCGGGGTTTTTTGGCTGCCTTTGATGCTGCCTGGATGGTGAAAAGATGGGCGGCAGGAACCTCCCCGCTGGACCTTCTGGCTGAGAG GGAGAGCATCTACCAGCAGCTGTCTCAAACATCCCCTGACAACACCAATAAAAACATCAGCCAGTACAGCATTGACCCTACCACTCGCTACCGCAACATCAACCTCCAAGCCATAAAGCCCAACCAG GTCCGTGACCTGTATATAGTGGGGACGATCGAGATCGACCGTAAGAAGAGAGACAGTCGCAACAGCAGAG ACGTCGGCAGGGCCTACGAGGAGCTCCTGAGCTGGTGCCAGACCCACACGGCGGGTTACCGCGGTGTCACGGTGACGGATTTCACGCACTCCTGGAAAAGCGGCCTGGCCCTGTGCGCCCTCATCCACCGCTTCCGGCCCAACCTCCT AGATTTCAACTCCCTGGACCAGCACAGTCCTATCAAGAACAACCAGATGGCCTTGGACATAGCCGAGCAGGAGCTAGGCATCCCGCCGGTCCTCTCCAGCACCGAAATGGCCGCTGGGGCAGAGCCCAACCAGCTCGGACTCATCACCTACCTGAGCCAATTCTATGAAGCCTTCAAGCCTTCTGCAG AATCAGAGGAGAGAACGATGAAGCTGCTGGCTCCTCCCGGCACCCGGGGAGCTGTCCTGTTCCTCAGCAAGCTCCAGAAGACTCTGAGTCTAACTCGCAAGCGCAACCAG GACAGTGCCCAGAAGGATGCTGAGACCAAGAGGACGAGGAGAGAAGCAGGG CTGGAATCAGGGGTGGAAGGCGACATGTTCATCGCTGACCTTGGCTGGGGGACTGATCACCGGGAGCAACCTCAACCCACTGGGGTCAGCCCTTCCAATTCCATGCTGAGCAGGCGGCAG AGCTCGCTCGCCTCCCCCACGGAGAGCAGCGACGCCTGTTACTTCTGCGGCAAGCGGGTGTACATCCTGGAGCGGGTCAGCGCCGAGGGGCACTTCTTCCACCGAGGCTGCTTCCAGTGTCATCAGTGTGGAACCACGCTGCGTCTGGGAGACTTCGCCTTCGACGAGGATGACG gacACTTCTACTGCATGCTGCACTATTCCAGCCCCCGCAGCGTGGAGGTACCGGACAGTGTGTCCCACGCCGCACCACAGGAG GATCCCTCCCAGGGCACCCGATTCTGCTCTCCCTCCGACGCCAGCAGCCTGGGCTTGGCCACTGGGGCGGCAAAGCTGAGAGTGGATTCTGATGGGCAGGGCCCGCCTGGGAGCCCGTCCTCCTTCCCGAAACAGCTGGCAGCGGCTCAGCCGTCAGAGCcgtgggagggagctggggagggtgCCGTTCCAGCCAGAGAGGACAGAGGCTCTGGCACGGCAGACATGCAGCAACCTGCAGCTCAGCCCCGCACTGTGCTGGAGGAGAACGTGGGAAGGCCCATCTCCTCCTATGTGGCAGGCAGGGCCCAGCCTCAGGAGCCTGGTGCTGGCCTAGGATATCAGGCCAACGGCTGGTCTCAGCAGGAGGAACAGAGTCTCCGGGAACGCGGTCACTTGGGCACAGCGCTGCGGcaacccagcccagagcctcggCCTCCAGAAAAGGGGTCCACAGTCCCCTACTTCAGGCAGGccgaggaggagggggaagacaccaggaagaggaagaaaattcAGCTGTCGCCCTTGGAAAAGCTCAAGCTGTCCACGCTCAGCCTGGACTCTGAGACAGAGAGCCAGGGGGGTTCTGGGAAGCACCAGGCAGGCTGGGAGCCGTTCCGAAGCGCCGCCTCGGCGAAGGGCCAGGGTGATCCGGAGAGAGGGCAGGTCTCCTGGGTCGAGCCTGGATtcagcaaggaggctgaag ACGTAGAGGAGACTGACAGTGATgacaaagaggaggagaaagatgagGAGAGCCAAGACCTTGGGTACTTAACAGAGAAC CGTCTCCTAAGTTTGGGCGAAAAGGAAAAATATCCCACCTGGAAGAGAACACTGACCCGCcgcgccaaagaggaagagatgaAGAGGTTCTGCAAAGCCCAG TCCATCCAGAGGCGTCTGGAGGAGATTGAGGTGACGTTCCggaagctggaggagaaggggatACAGCTGGAGAGGTCACTGCGGGGCGAAGGAG GGACCCAGTCTGAGCTGAAGACTCGGTGGATGAACAAGTTACTCTCTCTGGTGCAGAAGAAGAACAGCCTGGTTTCCGAGGAGTCGGACCTCATGATTGA GGCGCAAGAGCTGAAGCTGGAGGAGAAGCAGTGCCAGCTGGACCAGGAACTGCGGCGATACATGAACATGGAAG AGACGCTGAAAATGCCCCAGGACAGGCTGGCGGAGAAGGAGATCCTGGCCCAGCTGGTGGAGGTGGTGAACCAGCGAAATGCCCTGATCCATGTGCTAGAGGAGAAGCGCCTTAGCGAGCTGAGTGAGGCTCTCCCAGGGACAGCGCAAGGGTGGGCAGGCTGA